The Peribacillus sp. FSL P2-0133 genome has a segment encoding these proteins:
- a CDS encoding aminopeptidase, with protein sequence MKDPRIGTLAKNLINYSVKLQKGERILIENFGLQRELVNALVNEAYAAGGYPFVLLKDHQVDRALLMGAKEEQYKLMGEFEANVMKQMDAYIGLRAGDNINEQSDVPSEKMAIHGQTVGKVHRNIRVPKTKWVVLRYPTNSMAQLAKMSTEAFEDFYFEVCNLDYGKMSAAMDNLVELMDKTDKVRLTGPGTDLTFSIKDIKAIKCAGELNIPDGEVYTAPVKDSINGVISYNTPSPYQGFTFENVKLTFKDGKIVEAVANDTERINKIFDTDEGARYVGEFAIGVNPYILHPMQDILFDEKIDGSFHFTPGQCYDDAFNGNHSDIHWDLVNIQRPEYGGGEIHFDDVLIRKDGRFVLPELENLNPENLK encoded by the coding sequence ATGAAAGATCCCAGAATTGGTACATTGGCCAAAAACTTAATCAATTATTCCGTGAAGCTTCAAAAAGGTGAAAGAATCTTGATCGAAAACTTCGGATTGCAGCGTGAGCTTGTTAACGCACTTGTGAATGAAGCCTATGCAGCAGGTGGTTACCCATTCGTCCTTTTAAAGGATCACCAAGTGGATCGTGCCTTGCTGATGGGTGCCAAAGAAGAACAGTACAAGTTGATGGGTGAGTTTGAAGCAAACGTAATGAAACAGATGGATGCTTATATCGGGCTTCGTGCCGGGGATAATATCAATGAACAATCCGATGTCCCTTCAGAGAAGATGGCGATTCATGGACAGACAGTCGGTAAAGTACATAGAAATATCCGCGTGCCAAAAACAAAATGGGTCGTACTTCGCTACCCGACAAATTCAATGGCCCAATTAGCCAAAATGAGCACAGAAGCATTCGAAGACTTTTATTTCGAAGTCTGCAACCTCGACTATGGCAAAATGAGCGCAGCAATGGACAATCTTGTTGAATTGATGGATAAAACGGATAAGGTCCGCTTAACTGGGCCCGGTACGGACCTAACCTTCTCCATCAAAGACATTAAAGCCATCAAATGTGCGGGTGAGCTAAACATTCCTGACGGTGAAGTATATACGGCTCCGGTTAAAGATTCCATCAATGGTGTGATTTCGTATAATACTCCGTCCCCTTATCAGGGTTTTACTTTTGAAAACGTGAAGTTGACATTCAAGGATGGAAAAATCGTTGAAGCGGTTGCGAATGATACGGAACGCATCAACAAAATTTTTGATACTGATGAAGGCGCACGATATGTCGGTGAATTTGCAATTGGTGTAAATCCTTATATTCTACACCCGATGCAAGATATCCTCTTTGATGAAAAAATTGATGGAAGTTTTCATTTCACTCCCGGACAATGCTATGATGATGCCTTTAACGGAAACCATTCAGACATTCACTGGGACCTGGTCAATATCCAGCGGCCTGAATATGGCGGCGGGGAAATCCATTTTGATGACGTCTTGATACGTAAGGACGGACGCTTCGTTTTACCGGAACTGGAAAATTTAAATCCAGAAAATTTAAAATAA
- the murC gene encoding UDP-N-acetylmuramate--L-alanine ligase: MTAYHFVGIKGSGMSALAQILHDMNIEVQGSDYEKEFFTQLALEKAGIKILPFNEENIQPGMTIIAGNAFPDSHPEIVKAKELDLPIIRYHRFLGDFMKNFISVAVTGAHGKTSTTGLLAHVMGGAKPTSFLIGDGTGKGIVNSDYFVFEACEYRRHFLSYYPDYAIMTNIDFDHPDYYANVEDVFEAFQTMALQVNKGIIACGDDEHLPHIQAKVPVIFYGFAEGNDFQAKNVSVTPDGTTFDVHVRNNYYDTFTIPTFGKHNVLNALGVIALCKYENLDTEAVKAQLRTFGGVKRRFSEKEIGSQIIIDDYAHHPTEISATVDSARQKYPEREVVAVFQPHTFSRTQAFLDEFADSLNLADKVYLCEIFGSAREHQGKLSIEDLQDKIPGAELITENTTSILQHHENSVVLFMGAGDIQKFQAAYEHSLQVK, translated from the coding sequence AATTTTTTACACAATTGGCATTAGAAAAAGCCGGGATTAAAATCCTTCCTTTCAACGAGGAAAATATTCAACCTGGAATGACCATCATTGCAGGAAATGCGTTTCCGGATAGTCATCCGGAAATCGTGAAGGCAAAAGAACTTGATTTGCCGATTATCCGTTATCACCGCTTCCTAGGTGATTTCATGAAAAACTTCATTAGCGTGGCCGTTACGGGAGCGCATGGTAAAACATCGACGACCGGTTTGCTTGCCCATGTAATGGGGGGCGCTAAACCGACATCCTTCTTGATTGGGGATGGAACGGGTAAAGGTATCGTGAATTCTGATTACTTCGTATTCGAAGCATGTGAATATCGCCGTCATTTCCTTTCCTATTATCCGGATTATGCAATCATGACGAATATCGATTTTGATCATCCTGATTATTACGCCAATGTCGAAGACGTGTTCGAGGCTTTCCAAACGATGGCCCTTCAAGTCAACAAAGGCATCATTGCGTGCGGGGATGATGAGCATTTACCACATATTCAGGCGAAAGTACCGGTTATTTTTTACGGATTTGCAGAAGGAAATGATTTTCAAGCGAAAAATGTTTCCGTCACTCCGGATGGCACGACTTTTGATGTGCATGTAAGGAACAATTACTATGATACATTCACTATTCCTACTTTTGGAAAACATAATGTGTTGAATGCACTTGGTGTCATTGCACTTTGTAAATATGAAAACTTGGATACGGAAGCTGTGAAAGCCCAGTTGCGGACTTTTGGCGGAGTTAAACGCCGGTTCTCCGAAAAGGAAATCGGAAGTCAGATCATCATTGATGATTATGCACACCATCCGACCGAGATCTCTGCAACTGTCGACTCGGCGCGTCAGAAATATCCAGAGCGTGAAGTTGTTGCGGTATTCCAGCCACATACTTTCTCGAGAACGCAGGCATTCCTGGATGAATTCGCCGACAGCTTGAATTTGGCCGACAAAGTATACTTATGTGAAATTTTTGGATCTGCTCGTGAACATCAAGGGAAGTTATCGATTGAAGACCTTCAAGATAAGATTCCCGGTGCCGAGCTGATTACGGAGAACACAACATCAATATTGCAACATCATGAAAACAGTGTCGTGTTATTCATGGGTGCGGGGGACATTCAAAAGTTCCAGGCAGCCTACGAGCATTCACTGCAGGTAAAATAA